Within the Molothrus aeneus isolate 106 chromosome 1, BPBGC_Maene_1.0, whole genome shotgun sequence genome, the region ATTCACTTGCTGTGAACTGAATCTTTCCATGAgtaggaaaaagggaaagaatggTCTCAAAAGGTACAGTAAGCTCTAGCTTGTTTCTTACTctccctgcttttttttccttaacctGTAGAGAAATTTGGGTTTGAAATGCTCCTCTGTCTCCATGCCTTCTGTTGTGCAATTCTACAGCTTCAAACATAACACAATTTCTGACTCTTaatgaaaagataaaatctttataaatcaaatatttattaaaaagtttTATAAAGCCAATCTGCAGATTTAAATAGAGTATGTTAGGCTGCATGAGCATGGGTGAATTTCATAGTTATGGAGCTAAATACTGAAACTTTGGAAAGGGTTTCTGTCCCCGACCAGTTTGACTAGGACACATAGCTTCTGGACATCATAATTTAGAGATTAAATGTTTGAAGTCAGAGTCCCACTGattcaaatgtttttaaaaatattcaataaaaCTTTTGTGGTCAGCATTTAAACAGTTCTGCTTTGTATTGTTTGAAAGGTTGCTGCCTTCTTTTTGAGTTTTGCGAGATACTTAACATTGTGGGGAGTTAACAAATGCACAGTTTGAAAGTAGACAGGAAATGTAGATGGCATCCACAGGACACCAGAGTTTCTTCACAGAGCGATTTCTTTGCTTAGCTGATGCTCTGAGCTTTGGAATTGCCTCTCTTCCCAGTGTTGTTCCTCTCAGCAGAGCCTCTCCTCCCTCCACTGCCACCACAGATCTGCTGTGCCTCGCTGACGCCCACGCTGTTCCTGCACAGAGGCCACACTGTTCCTGCCAATCTAATTAGATCACATATTTTGTTACATCTGTTTAATTGCCACTCTGCTGTTTGCTGGTAATAAGTGGCACCCTAGACCATGCTGTAGATGAGGaccagagcagcagtgatgaTTCATGAGTGTAttaatgcatattttttttctatagttTGAAGTGTTGAATcatgttttaaaagcagaataacGTATCTACTGATCTGACTTTTAATAATAGTACTATTAAAATAATGCAAGGGAACACTAGAGTGGAGAAAACTGCAAAAACATTCTGAGCTTCCTTTAGTTATTTGTGAATTGAAAAACTTATTTGCTGTAACCAGTGCTGGTTTTTTTGAATACCCTTCCTTGACTCTGCAGCTTAAGTATTTGCCATACCTTCTAGACCAAAATTCGTGTTTACAAACAAATCTAGTTAGgttttgtcttcctttcttcttttaagaCACTGCCTTGAAAACAGTATTTCTGAAATTGCATTTCTAACATGCAGTATAGTCAAATCACAATTTGGAGTACAGTCCTTTGTGCTAAATGTTTCAATATGAGATCAGCATTTCTAATACATAGGCAGAATTGCAGTGTCTAATCTGGGTAGacattcataagattcagagtatttaaacatttttggaTGGAAAAGAGAAATGGCAGAAAGTTAAACTTGCACTAAATTGCACTAGGAGCTTCAGTATGGGTACTTTTTCTCAGATTCTTGAagtgggaaatggaaatgggaCTAGAGTCTCATTTCTGATGCTGTTCACAATGAACAgtattgtttctttgtttgttgtttgtttttttttttcctgcacgcATTACTGAACCTAATTTGCCCAAGTACTCCCACGAATGAATAGCAGGAGGTTTTTGTCAGAGTTTTTCAGAATCTCAGACAAGGCTCTCAGCTAGGCACTGAGATTATCCAGCTTCCTCCCGTCCTCACATCTCTCCAAGTTATGACACCAGCTACTTCTCTGCAGTCCAGTGGTTTCTGAATGTGGAGTGTGCCTCCCACGTCTGGTGGTTTTGCTGTCTTTGCACAGAGACAGCACCAGCACATGAAATTAAAGCCAAGAACAGCAAATAATTACGAAATAAATTATGAATTACTGCCTAAGTGTGTCATGCAGTTGGCAAGCACTGCCTTACCAGGTAGTCCACTCACATCAGTACCACTAATTATGAGCTAATATTTGGCTTGCAGCCAGACTTATATTTTGGATAGTTcatgacttaaaaaaaagaaggaaactcATGAAAAGATCAGTGTAGTATTTGCTTACAGCTGCTTCTCCAGAGTGGCACAGAATAATGGGCTGCCTCCTCACAGCAGCATTTGTATGGGTGGTAGCCTAGGTCAGCTTGCTATTAGCCAAATCAGCATCCCTGTTATATCAGTACCATCAGTGATAGAAAAATCAGTGCACGAGTACTTGCTTAAGACTGTTTAGTCCTGAGTGTTATTGAGGAATTACGGGTTAAAGGGAAGAGACTGTACTGCGTTAGGAAGTGGAGCCTGAGAACTGTGGAGGAAGTCTTTTCCTTGCAATTTCAGGGCATCTGCACGTGCCATTTCAGGACAGACAGATTAGAACAGGTACTCAGTTTCTCCTGAGAAGTTTGTTTGAACCTCTTGAACTCTCCTGCAAAGTCTTTCTCTGAATATAGAGCTATCTCTTTAAGATTTGCAAGTAAAATTATTACAAgttccttttatttaaaaatactattttttgtttgaaacaGAAGCATAATGCAAATCTGAAAGCATTAAAGCCAGTCAAACTAGATTCTGAGGTAAGATGGCAtcattttagtaaaaaaaacTCCTTTCATATTTTTATCTTGTCTGAACAATGTGTTTTTAAGTGCCATAAATATGCTTGCCATTTATAGGAACAGGCAAAAATTGCAAAGCTTGGATTAGAATTGCATCTGCTAACATCTGATGTGGATTCTGAGACAGAGAAATGGGAGGATCAGGAGAATGAGATTGTGCAGCATGGACAAGGCATGTCAAGTATGGCCTACTCCATGTATTTATTTACCAGGTAATTAGAGTACACATGGCAAATTTTGGTGGGAAAAAGAGCATTAACAGTGTTTATAATAAGAAagaacaaattttcattttcaaagcatAATAATTGGGACTGTTTTAGAAAGGAACTTTATTCCATCTGTAGGCTTTATAAACTTCTGTAAATTTCTGaactgcttaaaaaaaccctaattttAAAcccaactttatttttaaagggctTCACATCTGTTTCATTGGAGGGCATCTATTTAAATGTCTCTTGGGTACGGAAAACATTTTAAGAATCATGTTCATAAATACTTTGAAAATTAAGGGAATTAAAGCACAAGTATATACCTGTAGATGAGATAGTACTGTAGACGAGAATTACTGATCCTTGTACTGAAAAGTGTTTATCTGAAACTTGCCTGTGCAATGTCAGCTTTCTTACTTGAAGAATTTAggtttgcttggggtttttttaccagagttgagatttcttttttgttacCTGCTAGTCCAGTAATACTCATTATGCCAGAGATGTGGATTTCTAGTCTTGTTCAGCTTATGAGAACTGAGCCATTGTTAATTCCCCAACAGTGCTGTAGCTACTGAGGTGTTTGTATAATATATTTAAGTCAGTTCTTGTAGGTAGTTGTGTCTAGTATCTTCTAAAAGACTGATATTTACAGTTCACTGGTGTGAACTGTAaaatgttcagtggtgagaatGTAATTTTTGTAAGTAGCAAGCAATATAATCTGCAGTCTGTAAATGGCATATCTTCTGCTTTTGTTATTTCTCACAGAGGAGAAGGACTTCTGAAAACTACTCAAGATTTATTTCATCAGGCAGAGGTAatgtatttttaacaaaatagGATGTAGACACTCTGAGTGAAGCCAAACAGGAACTTCAGTGTCTGATTCCTTACACATAAGTACAATGTACCATGAAGTGACTGGCAGTTCTAGACTTTGAGCAGCCTAACTCTGATACATATTCTGAAAGTGAACTTCCAGTGTTCCAGTAATAGCTTCAGACAGGATCATTACACTGATAGATTCCAGCTAGGAGGAGGGATAGCAAACTGGCATTATGGCATATACAGTGGACTTCAACACATCTGTAGTATTTGTTGTGTCATGTAGCTCAGTCCCTGGTATTGTTAACAGACACTAAATCCTAGTCTGAGCAGCAGGATTTTcatgggaaagaaagaagatgTAAAAACTTGCACAATGCAAACAGAAGGGCCCAAATGAAGGGATGTGAAATGCTATTTCCAGAATGCATACCTGTGTGTAACAGAAGACTTATTACCTTTGAAAGGACAATAAACAAAGAGGCCAGGTGTCATCACAAAACATTTGTGAGCTGCCACGTGCAAAAAATAATTGGAAGTTGGGGGTTTTGTTATGTGTAAGGGGAAAGCCTTTAAACTCTGCTTATCTGTGAGGATGGCAGTTTGCTGTGTAGCTGTTATTTCAGAAGTCACTGCAAACTGCTGACTTGTGAATTGTAGATGTATACAATTATTACAAGTATTTCCTGCTACCTTTTTACTTAAAAGCACACTAATAAaccaggagggaaaaaaccttACCTTCTGTTATGATTCATTTTGTTACACgttttctcctcctttcagATTTTTGCCACAGAGGGCACAAAGCTTGCTTCCGCTCTTCATGCTCTTTCTGATCAGGTGATGTATCTTATGACATCAGTGATACTGCTTAGAAGTTGCTTGTGCTGTCTTCTCCCTTAACTTGATGCTGGAGTCTTTAACACAGAGTTATTTTGTCTTCCTGGACAACATACCAGGTACGTGATGATGACAAGCCTTTGCTTCTGTTGGAGGCTGAAAAACTTATCTCTATGTGCAAGCAGCTCCAGGCAACAGCTAAAGCTTCTGCTCAGGGTAAAAGTGCTACATTTACAAAGGTACAGTAAAAAACTATATATATTTCTCAAAGTAACACTTAActtgttttgaaataaagtaatttaCTAATTTATGCTCCAGTTAAAATATGGAATTAGGTTGCAGTAGTACTGTAATCCACTAAAATGCCATTCAGATAAACAGGAACTTAGGTGTACCTCAGTATGGACTTCAGGGATCAAAATTTTAATGAAGGTAATATGTATTTCTGCCACTGTAATAATTACTGTTATTACTGTTACTGATGCTTAATATAAATGTAACAAATTCCAAACCCCCAACTCCACTACTGAAACACCTTTGATTCTCAGTAGGCAGCGTCTACCCTGGActgtgcaggtttttttttctgatattcaTATTTGCTATAAATAACTACATAGACAGTGAAAGTTTCATCACTGTTAACACAAGAAGGAGATCTGCAAAGATCAGAGGGGATCAGTatccctgagccagcagcaatCAATTTGAGCAAGACCATTTCCATGCAGCTGGATGTTTGTTTGCACATGGCTGTGGAAAAGTTTCAGTTTTATAGCAGGTGTGAAACTGGCTAAAGCATGGAAGCCACTCAGAACCAAACTGAGCATGGAAGCCACTCAGAACCAAACTCAGCACCTTGGGGCTACTGCATGGTTTGTTTTACACCCTCTAAATTAAATGGGAACTCCAGTCTGTTTATACAGTGATGTACCAGTACATAGCAGTAACAGGTTCTCAAATTAATGTCTGAGGGCTCAGACTTGTGACCTGTGCTGAGTGTTAAGATTTAAGATAACTTTTAGTGTAACATCAAACTAAGGCTTAAATGATGCTTGGCTCTCTAAATCATGCTGGCAAAAGGAAAACCATGACGAATTGTGATGATTCATACTTAGATCTTAAGAGCTCCTTTCCAAGAGACTTCTGTTACTGTTTAATATAGTATTATTAGTAGTTCATCCTCTTGGGATGTGTCTGCTCAAGTTGTGCTTAACAGAAGGGATGCTCTTGTTTTACATGTACTATAcagagaagtttaaaaaaaagtagacAAACCCATTTGATTAGGAGATATTTTAACAGGAAAAGTATTACTTAACCCAGTTCAAAATAGATCATCTCATGCCAAAAACAACTGCCTAACACAAGTATAGAGTAATAGGTATTACTCTACTTATTGTCTTGTTTAGGTTGATGCATGCATTCTGAAAACAAGGAATGTGATGACTCTGTTATGTCAACTTCTTCCACTTTGCTGCAAATTACTGAGAAAGGTGAGTACTAGCTTAATCTGCACTATTTAAAACTTTTgaggtttgtttgcttgggttggttggttgtttttaagAAATCTTTCTTATATACATACACAGAATAAAGCGGGAAATGGTTGTCTTAAGCCTGCTCCACCATGGAAAGAAGACAGAATACGAACTGGTACAAATGCACGTACTCCAGAAAGAAGAGTGGAGACATTTGGCATCAAGTCTTTAGAAAATCATGTAACAAACATGACGTTTTTAGAGAGCAAGTAATCATAGCACTGAGAGATGCAGGAATTCCCATTTGAAAATAACACTTGCTGAAGTTTCAATACTGCTTTCATTTGTGGAAAGTCAAGCCAGGTTAATTTGATATAAAACTGTTGACCTTTGTCACATCTAATAGATGTCCCATTACTTAGCCATTAAAACACAAGCTAGTCTAAATGTTCCGTATTTTTATAATGTGAATGCCTTTCCTATGCTCGCTGTTGATACCGATTTTGTAATTAATGCTTCTGAATGTCTTAATGGATGTGTCAACCCAAAGATGCTGCTAAACAGACATTTTACATAAAGACCCCTGTGCTGCATATGCTACATGTAACACTACTGTTGAAGTCTGTAAACTCATCTCTGGCCTATTTCAGTCTGTGTATTTGATAAAGCAGAATCAGGAATATAGTCTGAAAGGCTGTGGCCTGAAGCACTGAAATGTTACCTTAGTTACAAGTTATACCTGCAATGAAGTagtcttaggaaaaaaaccaaacctcttTCAATAGATTCACCTTTGAATTTTAATCTTTACAAGATTTATCTCcacaaaaaatgtatttctaagtGATTAATAGTTTTGACTtaaaccctttttcttttaCCCTATTTGTAGATGGCAgttgttgctttcttttttattaaaactaacTGAGCAGAATTTGAGTTGCCTGTAGAACGATTAAACTATTATGCAGACTTGACATATGCCATTTAAAATTGAAGAAAATAGATGGTGATTATTACAAAATTCTGTACAAAGGGCATTATTTGACTTCAGGATACCATGAAAATACAACTTGGTgtgaaatatgtattttcaaattaatctGCTCTTTGTACACAGGcttttgttgcatttttgttttccattcacCTGTGTCAAACTCCATATTGTATTAGTTTAGCTAAATTACATGATAGCTAAATGCTATGATTTTTCTGTATGTACTATGCTTGCATTAAGCAGAAGCAAAGCTGATTGTGGAACATAAATAATCTCCAACATGTCATTCTGAGCTTATTTAAAAACCTGTAGTGCTAgaatgcagaggaaaaaaaaacaactttatgTCaagtttttacagaaattttaatATACAAACTATTTTAACTGGTTTATTCTTTTATGAATCAAGGAGTTTAGTTCCACTTTTAAAAACTGGCACTGGGCCTTTTCCATACTATAAAACTCACAGTGTACAATAAAAGTCACTTATTTAGTATCAAACACAGATGGGAAGTGTAGAGTTGATTTCATGAAGCAGAACCACGGCGTTTCATCAAAACTTCCTCGTACTCCTTCTGCGTCAGAAGTCCCTGAGTTATACTCTTGCTTTCTTCAAATTTGGGTAGAACCACTGCAATGTACCCCTCAGTTGATGGCTAAAAAGCGAGACTGAAGTTagcagtgaaataaaatctgaaaaataaagaacaagaaAGTGTCTTACCTTTTCTTGCAGAAGAGCAGGATTGCTAAGGATGTTCTCGTTCACTTCTATCAGCCGCCCTCGTATGCAACTGCAAAAGTGTTCAGATTCTGTAGATGTGTGGGGTATGACAAGgtaaggaaaaaatgggaaaaatcttACCTGTAAATGGTGTATTCCTCTCCATCTGATGAAGAGATCCTGCACAGAGGGGCAAGTTCTGTTAAAAACTGAGCTCCCTgcatttggaaaacaaacaaacatgtCTGTGGTTTTAATTACACAGGACTTGTACAAGTATTACCATCAGCAATGTCTAAAAGGAAGGATGTGTGATAGTTATGGGTCATTCCAAGttccagagctgtgctttgctaCAGAAGGGAAGATGCCAACTTAGTTATGTGCTCAAATCAAATAGAAGCTTGTTACAAGCCGACAGATTTAGTCATAATCAAGTTTCTTGCAGACTAACAAACTTGTGTTTTGATGAGACTAAAGtcaggggagagaggagaggaacagCACCATTGATTTTGGTGTAAGCAAGTTAAACTACACCTTCAAAAACCCACCATGCTGAACTGGCCCATCTACTATCTAGTCTCCAAATCCTTCACATCTTcttggaaataaatttttattatttcagggATGTTTATGTCCCTCTGTACACTACCAAAAAAATTACTAGAAGCGAGTGTGTTTGAGCAACACTGGAAACCACCAGTGCTGTAGGAGCACTGCAAGATCCTGGCTGAGACAGGCAGACAGGCTCACCTTGAGGAAGTCTAAATTCTTCAAGTGCAGAGGGgctgatttttaaatgaaatacgATAGTAGCCTGCTGGGTTTCTCTCcaagaaaggacagaaaaatctCAGGCAGTGTGagacattaaaatgaaaactaagGAAATCAAAAAGCCATACCCTTTTTGACTTCCCAGAGACCTTATTCTGAAGTCTGCTACAGTTTGCACTGATTTGgtaattaatgtttttaattgttttccCACTTTGAAGAAGAGGGTGGGCTTCTGCCAAGGTGATGACACAGAttctgcaaaaaagaaagaagattaTAATTATTCCACTGTAGTTTAAGAAGCCACTCCTTTGTGCTCTAAGCAAATCCCACAACCTCCTCTGCCTATCTTGTTTGACACCTGCTGTGCCAAACTGAATGAAAATGGCATTCTGACCTAAAGCCACTCCCatggaaaatgtttcattttgagATACCAGACTGGACTGTCAAAAGCCCTACACATCTTACTGAAAGAAAACCACTGTTGTTCTATCTGTTGTACCCCATTTCAGCCAGTAGCTGAAGTAGGCACTCAGGTTAAGATAAACAAGTAAAGCATGGTGTACTTTTGTCACAAAATGTACCACAAAGGAGTGTTTCTCAACAGCTAAAGGCCCTATGCAGTGAACAGCCGAGGAATCCTTCGGTGATCTGGGCCTTAGTTAACTTGCTGCTTGCGTTTCATTTTTTCTAATGGACGATTATTTCTTACTTTGACACTGCACAGTTTGAGATGAGCCCAGCTGAAGAGACCAAGCCTGCCTGGCCTAGAACCATACTTAATGCACAAGCATGAACTTGCCAGTAACTGAAGGGAGTGGAAGCTATTCTGTTTGAGAGTACAAAATCTACAGCAAGCACCAGAATCAACACAAGAGTGACTGCAGAGAAAACCAGGGCACAGAACCAGATCTCTCCCTGTGGATGCTGTATCCATCTCCCCCCACTCCTGTGGAGTTctggctgcacagctcccacaAGAGGGAGCTGGATCCTGGTAAATGCATCCAGCATGTCCTAGGAGCAAAGCTACCTCTCTTCACCCCAGCCTCCTTCTAAGGGGAAGATGACAAATTATCTTTGAGCTGTCACCTGATGGAGCTGAGACcttgtaaaacaaaaaatcaagaGACAACTTCACACTGCCTACAAACAGCACACTGAGCCACAGCCCCATACATAATAATGGTAAAATACTTTACAGAACATCTGGCTAAGCTGCTGTGGAGCCCAAGGGTCCTGATATTTCAGAATTCAAAGTAGCAGAACAGTCTTCAAGGACAATTGAACAAATCAGTGGAATTTAAACTTTAGTAACCTTGTATTCAGTACAAATGGAAGGGTGTCCTTCCTTGCTGTTACTGTCACATCTGTTATCTGGAGGTAGTCTGGTTTCCCTTTTGAAAGAATGGAGGAAGGACTGCAGGAAACAGCCACAGAGAAGCTCCAACTCCAAAGGCTGCAGCTAGGCAATGGTTCTGCCCTGTGCCAAGCATACCCTTCCTTTTAGTCTGATTTCCCAGAGCAGACAACTCACCGGGAACACAAATGCTGCCTCACCTTCCCTCAACCCATGAGCCACTGGCCCTGGCAGTTTTTGTGTGGATAGCAGGTACTGTTCTTCCCTCTGGGACTGAACACCCCAGAAATGCTCCTGATGCCCtaacaggctgcagcagggggaGGTAAGGTATGGAAGGAGACTACACATCAGGTACTGGTTGATTTACTCCATATAACTGGATATCCAGCTACATCCAAGCAGAAGCAAGACACTTTCCTATCTTGCCTTCACCATCCATTAGTACATGTGCATGGAAAAGTAATTAGGTTTTATCTAGAAAAAGCTAAATGTTTGTTCAAATGGAAGGATTTCTAAATCAAGTTAAAGAGACTCCTTCAAAATGTCATTACAGAAAGGCCTTTTGGAACGTTGCTATTCTGCTACTGatgatcacagaatcaattaggttagaaaagacctctgagatcgaCTCCAGCCTATGATCGACCACCACCGTGTCAACTAGAGCATGGCACTGAGCGCCACGTCCAGTCTTTCCATGAACGCCCCTAGGGACGGTGTATGGGGCCCTTTCGGCAGGAGAGGGAGCGAGGGCAGCACCACGGGCCCTGCTTCAGCAGCacgaggggctgtggggggccGTCAGGGGGGAAGAGGCCAAGTCTCTGTTTCTCACTGGATCAATTTAAGGATGGGGAGGCCGATTTGTcactttcccctcctcccaccttcccggacctgctgtgtcccaggccgaccctgcctgtcccagctgccGCAACCCCGGGCCTCGCCCTGCGGCAGCGCCCTGGCCCAACGCAGCCCGAGGCCTCCCGGGCGCCGGACCCCCGCCGGCCACTCGCCTGTTGGAGTGCTGCAGCACGCAGAAGTCCTCGCACGGCCGCCCCTTCACGTCTGCAAGAAGGGCACAAAAAGGAGTCagggccccgccgccccccggccctgcccggcgcGACCCGGCCCCGGCGGTACCTGGCTTGTACCAGCGGGTGAAGTAGCGCTcggcgccgcccggccccgccgccccctcaGCCATGCCCGGCCCGACCCGCCCCGCCGGCGCAGCGCGATGACGGCGGGAGGCGGCCCCGGCAGCGGCAGCCCGGCCCTCTCCCCGCCCCGGCACGGGAAACCCTGAGGAAACCTTTGCATTTATTATCCAGAGTAGCCAGGCGCATTAAAAATTGCTGCCGAAAAATATACACATAAAAGCAAAGGGCTGCTTAGAGGCACTGCCCCACCAGTTTGCCAAACCTTGAGTTTTGCTACCGGATTTTTTTTCTCGAGGCTGTTAACATCTTTCGCCTTATCTGCATCACTGAGAAAAACGCTCAGACGCCTGCGGTTTGGTTCAGTGGTTTATTTAATCTAGCACACAGCAATACAGTAACAGCTACAGAGaccatatatacacacacaccaaaaacgtactttaaatttaaaaaaacaaccgAACAAAGAAAAACAACGCACATTCCATTAAAACAACTGTTTTCTGCTTGTGGAAAATGGAATGACGCAGTTTTTCCACAGAGATTTTAACTGCACGTGTGTCTCAGTTCAGGCAGCAGAAGAGCCTCAGTGAATTCTATTTCAGCTTTTGACttcacagcctgggctgtgttttATATAAAGATAAAGGAGTTGCATTCCCACAACACCCATGGCATCACATTTAGGGacaaagaatgagagaaaatcGTACCAGCCAGCACCTGATCCCCAcaggccaggcaggggagaACTTGAGAACCTCCACACCTTTGCTCTGACTCCTGCTGCCCAAACATGACACCTCTTCTGTACAAATACAGGCCAAAACCATTAGAAGAATATGTTacagaaataaaccaaaccaaaattgATTCCAGCATTTTTGCCTATTCTGTTTACCTGCACCTAACACAGGCACTAAAGGCAGCTGTAACAGCATAAAA harbors:
- the ABITRAM gene encoding protein Abitram isoform X2: MAEGAAGPGGAERYFTRWYKPDVKGRPCEDFCVLQHSNRICVITLAEAHPLLQSGKTIKNINYQISANCSRLQNKVSGKSKRGAQFLTELAPLCRISSSDGEEYTIYSCIRGRLIEVNENILSNPALLQEKPSTEGYIAVVLPKFEESKSITQGLLTQKEYEEVLMKRRGSAS
- the ABITRAM gene encoding protein Abitram isoform X1; the encoded protein is MAEGAAGPGGAERYFTRWYKPDVKGRPCEDFCVLQHSNRICVITLAEAHPLLQSGKTIKNINYQISANCSRLQNKVSGKSKRDLFIRWRGIHHLQVRFFPFFPYLVIPHTSTESEHFCSCIRGRLIEVNENILSNPALLQEKPSTEGYIAVVLPKFEESKSITQGLLTQKEYEEVLMKRRGSAS